One stretch of Actinacidiphila sp. DG2A-62 DNA includes these proteins:
- a CDS encoding SgcJ/EcaC family oxidoreductase has translation MTAGARSLVDQAKQWATQYGPYSNGPEGAVLTVPLRARVAWEAGDAGAYSALFTDDGSELIGDVQLRGRAEIEQYLADAFKGAYAGSRISETPVEIRLLTDEVAVAVTEGGVLRKGEETPLPENSFRGQWVVVKRGGDWQLFSHQTSPLGG, from the coding sequence ATGACCGCAGGAGCCAGGTCCCTGGTGGACCAGGCGAAGCAGTGGGCGACGCAGTACGGCCCGTACTCCAACGGCCCCGAGGGCGCGGTGCTCACCGTGCCGCTGCGGGCCCGCGTCGCCTGGGAGGCCGGCGACGCCGGCGCGTACAGCGCGCTGTTCACCGACGACGGCAGTGAACTCATCGGCGACGTGCAGCTGCGCGGCCGCGCCGAGATCGAGCAGTACCTCGCCGACGCCTTCAAGGGCGCCTACGCGGGCTCGCGCATCTCCGAGACCCCGGTGGAGATCAGGCTGCTCACCGACGAGGTCGCCGTCGCGGTGACCGAGGGCGGCGTGCTGCGCAAGGGAGAGGAGACGCCGCTGCCGGAGAACTCCTTCCGCGGCCAGTGGGTCGTCGTCAAGCGCGGCGGCGACTGGCAGCTGTTCTCCCACCAGACCAGCCCGCTCGGCGGCTGA
- a CDS encoding SgcJ/EcaC family oxidoreductase, whose protein sequence is MTQTLTAASDLDAYYGAFTSDREKEALSVPLRLVAAWARNDAEGVAEVFTEDGILILPGDVLKRGRDEIRQFMAAAYAGPFKGTGVTGAPVDVRFPSENVAVLRTHGGILAAGETEIDDELAVRSTWVCVKQADGQWQLASYQNSPRGAGATLRW, encoded by the coding sequence ATGACGCAGACCCTGACGGCTGCGAGTGATCTGGACGCGTACTACGGCGCGTTCACCAGCGACCGGGAGAAGGAGGCGCTCAGCGTTCCGCTGCGGCTGGTGGCCGCGTGGGCGCGCAACGACGCGGAAGGCGTGGCCGAGGTCTTCACCGAGGACGGGATCCTCATCCTCCCCGGTGACGTCCTGAAGCGTGGCCGCGACGAGATCCGCCAGTTCATGGCGGCGGCGTACGCCGGACCGTTCAAGGGCACCGGTGTCACCGGCGCCCCGGTCGACGTCCGCTTCCCCAGCGAGAACGTCGCCGTGCTGCGTACGCACGGCGGCATCCTCGCGGCCGGTGAGACCGAGATCGACGACGAGCTGGCCGTGCGCTCGACCTGGGTGTGCGTCAAGCAGGCCGACGGGCAGTGGCAGCTCGCCAGCTACCAGAACAGCCCGCGGGGCGCCGGCGCGACCCTGCGCTGGTAA
- a CDS encoding helix-turn-helix transcriptional regulator, protein MHDFVSSLPSQLGEEMDPAAKTPDLTMEQAISRAIQIMKVNLSDPLTMDDIARAAMYSKFHFSREFQRVTGVSPGRFLAALRLEAAKALLVTTSLSVIEISHRVGYTSVGTFSYRFAQAVGLAPSAFRKAGGRRAAVRTRDRGDQRPEDRGGRGRPAARRR, encoded by the coding sequence GTGCACGATTTCGTCAGCTCTCTGCCGAGCCAGCTTGGAGAAGAGATGGACCCTGCCGCGAAAACGCCTGACCTCACGATGGAGCAAGCAATAAGTCGGGCCATCCAGATCATGAAGGTGAATTTGTCCGACCCGCTGACTATGGACGACATCGCCCGCGCGGCGATGTACAGCAAGTTCCACTTCTCACGGGAGTTCCAACGCGTCACAGGAGTATCACCGGGACGCTTCCTGGCGGCGCTCCGCCTGGAAGCCGCGAAAGCGCTTCTCGTCACCACGTCGCTGAGCGTCATCGAGATCAGCCACCGGGTCGGATACACCAGCGTCGGCACTTTCAGTTACCGGTTCGCGCAAGCCGTCGGTCTTGCTCCCTCGGCCTTCCGCAAGGCCGGCGGGCGGCGGGCGGCCGTGCGCACCCGGGACCGCGGCGACCAGCGCCCGGAGGACCGCGGCGGCCGGGGCCGGCCCGCGGCGCGGAGACGGTGA